A DNA window from Streptomyces parvus contains the following coding sequences:
- the cysD gene encoding sulfate adenylyltransferase subunit CysD encodes MSAVTTTVSEGTANPYALSHLDSLESEAVHVFREVAGEFERPVILFSGGKDSIVMLHLALKAFAPAPVPFALLHVDTGHNFPEVLDYRDRTVEKHGLRLHVASVQEYIDAGKLRERPDGTRNPLQTVPLTEAIQQHRFDAVFGGGRRDEEKARAKERVFSLRDEFSQWDPRRQRPELWQLYNGRHAPGEHVRVFPISNWTELDVWQYIEREGIELPEIYFAHEREVFNRNGMWLTAGDWGGPKEHEAAETRLVRYRTVGDMSCTGAVDSDATTLDAVITEIAASRLTERGATRADDKMSEAAMEDRKREGYF; translated from the coding sequence GTGAGTGCCGTCACCACCACCGTGTCCGAGGGCACAGCGAACCCGTACGCGCTCAGCCACCTGGACTCCCTGGAGTCCGAGGCGGTCCACGTCTTCCGCGAGGTGGCGGGCGAGTTCGAGCGGCCGGTGATCCTGTTCTCCGGCGGCAAGGACTCCATCGTGATGCTGCACCTGGCGCTCAAGGCGTTCGCGCCCGCCCCGGTGCCGTTCGCGCTGCTGCACGTGGACACCGGGCACAACTTCCCCGAGGTCCTCGACTACCGCGACCGTACGGTCGAGAAGCACGGGCTGCGGCTGCACGTCGCCTCCGTGCAGGAGTACATCGACGCCGGGAAGCTCCGCGAGCGCCCCGACGGCACCCGCAACCCGCTCCAGACCGTGCCGCTGACCGAGGCGATCCAGCAGCACCGCTTCGACGCGGTGTTCGGCGGCGGGCGGCGCGACGAGGAGAAGGCGCGCGCCAAGGAGCGGGTGTTCTCGCTGCGCGACGAGTTCTCCCAGTGGGACCCGCGCCGTCAGCGGCCCGAGCTGTGGCAGCTGTACAACGGCCGGCACGCCCCCGGTGAGCACGTCCGGGTCTTCCCGATCTCCAACTGGACCGAGCTGGACGTCTGGCAGTACATCGAGCGTGAGGGCATCGAGCTGCCGGAGATCTACTTCGCCCACGAGCGCGAGGTGTTCAACCGCAACGGCATGTGGCTGACGGCGGGTGACTGGGGCGGGCCGAAGGAGCACGAGGCCGCCGAGACCCGGCTCGTGCGCTACCGAACGGTCGGCGACATGTCCTGCACCGGAGCCGTCGACTCGGACGCCACCACGCTGGACGCCGTGATCACCGAGATCGCCGCCTCCCGGCTCACCGAGCGGGGCGCGACCCGCGCGGACGACAAGATGTCCGAGGCCGCGATGGAAGACCGCAAGCGCGAGGGGTACTTCTAA
- a CDS encoding GNAT family N-acetyltransferase encodes MSDIPQPAAPTTEVTVWSLEQTSPADLRPAAAPEGDVRVVRSEVVLPEFSRFLYTAVGGDIRWTDRLGMTYAQWEEALRRPGAETWVAYENGTPAGYVELDPQDDGVVEIMYFGLIPAFRGRRIGGHLLSCGVARAWDLAERWPERPTTKRVWLHTCSKDGPHAMDNYLRRGFRLFDTKTEVEPEVATPGPWPGAYAS; translated from the coding sequence ATGAGCGACATCCCGCAGCCCGCAGCGCCGACCACCGAGGTGACCGTCTGGTCCCTGGAGCAGACCTCGCCCGCCGACCTCCGCCCGGCCGCCGCCCCGGAGGGCGATGTCCGTGTCGTCCGGTCCGAGGTGGTGCTGCCGGAGTTCAGCCGGTTCCTCTACACGGCGGTGGGCGGCGACATCCGGTGGACCGACCGGCTGGGCATGACGTACGCCCAGTGGGAGGAGGCCCTGCGGCGGCCCGGCGCGGAGACCTGGGTGGCGTACGAGAACGGGACGCCGGCCGGGTACGTCGAGCTGGACCCGCAGGACGACGGCGTGGTCGAGATCATGTACTTCGGGCTGATCCCCGCCTTCCGAGGGCGGCGGATCGGCGGTCATCTCCTCTCGTGCGGCGTGGCGCGCGCCTGGGACCTGGCGGAGCGCTGGCCCGAGCGGCCGACGACGAAGCGGGTGTGGCTGCACACCTGCTCCAAGGACGGGCCGCACGCCATGGACAACTACCTGCGCCGCGGCTTCCGGCTCTTCGACACGAAGACCGAGGTGGAGCCGGAGGTGGCGACGCCCGGTCCGTGGCCGGGGGCCTACGCCTCCTGA
- a CDS encoding sulfate adenylyltransferase subunit 1: MTTTAEQLSATTLLRFATAGSVDDGKSTLVGRLLHDSKSVLTDQLEAVEQVSRGRGQEAPDLALLTDGLRAEREQGITIDVAYRYFATTRRRFILADTPGHVQYTRNMVTGASTAELAVVLVDARNGVVEQTRRHAAVAALLRVPHVVLAVNKMDLVDYAEPVFAAIAEEFTAYAASLGVPEITAIPISALAGDNVVEPSAHMDWYGGPTVLEHLETVPVSHDLTACHARLPVQYVIRPQSAEHPDYRGYAGQIAAGVFRVGESVSVLPSGRTTTITGIDALGESVDIAWAPQSVTLRLADDIDISRGDLIAPADDAPPVTQDVEATVCHVADQPLSVGQRVLLKHTTRTVKAIVKDIPSRLTLDDLSQHPAPGQLVANDIGRVVVRTAEPLALDAYEDSRRTGSFLLIDPADGTTLSAGMAGAAFAAAEGAVVAADDDAEWDF; the protein is encoded by the coding sequence ATGACCACCACAGCTGAGCAGTTGAGCGCCACCACCCTGCTGCGCTTCGCCACCGCCGGGTCCGTCGACGACGGCAAGTCCACCCTGGTGGGCCGGCTGCTGCACGACTCCAAGTCGGTCCTCACCGACCAGTTGGAGGCCGTCGAGCAGGTGTCACGGGGCCGCGGGCAGGAGGCGCCGGACCTGGCACTGCTGACCGACGGGCTGCGGGCCGAGCGCGAGCAGGGCATCACCATCGATGTCGCCTACCGCTACTTCGCCACCACCCGGCGGCGGTTCATCCTCGCCGACACCCCGGGCCATGTGCAGTACACCCGGAACATGGTGACCGGCGCCTCCACGGCGGAGCTGGCCGTGGTGCTCGTCGACGCCCGCAACGGGGTCGTCGAGCAGACCCGCCGGCACGCCGCCGTCGCCGCGCTGCTGCGTGTGCCGCACGTGGTGCTGGCGGTCAACAAGATGGACCTGGTCGACTACGCGGAGCCCGTGTTCGCCGCGATAGCCGAGGAGTTCACCGCGTACGCCGCATCGCTCGGCGTCCCGGAGATCACCGCGATCCCGATCTCGGCGCTGGCCGGGGACAACGTGGTGGAGCCGTCCGCGCACATGGACTGGTACGGCGGACCGACCGTCCTGGAGCACCTGGAGACGGTGCCGGTCAGCCACGACCTCACCGCCTGCCACGCGCGCCTCCCCGTGCAGTACGTGATCCGCCCGCAGTCCGCCGAGCACCCCGACTACCGGGGGTACGCCGGTCAGATCGCGGCCGGGGTGTTCCGGGTCGGCGAGTCCGTCTCCGTCCTCCCCTCGGGGCGTACGACGACGATCACCGGCATCGACGCGCTCGGCGAGAGCGTCGACATCGCCTGGGCCCCGCAGTCGGTGACGCTCCGGCTGGCCGACGACATCGACATCTCGCGCGGCGACCTGATCGCCCCCGCCGACGACGCCCCGCCGGTCACCCAGGACGTCGAGGCGACCGTCTGCCACGTCGCCGACCAGCCTCTCTCGGTGGGCCAGCGCGTGCTGCTCAAGCACACCACCCGCACCGTCAAGGCGATCGTCAAGGACATCCCGTCCCGGCTCACCCTGGACGACCTGTCCCAGCACCCGGCCCCCGGGCAGCTGGTCGCCAACGACATCGGGCGGGTCGTCGTGCGCACCGCCGAGCCGCTCGCGCTCGACGCGTACGAGGACTCCCGGCGTACCGGATCGTTCCTGCTGATCGACCCGGCGGACGGGACGACGCTGAGCGCCGGTATGGCGGGCGCCGCGTTCGCGGCGGCCGAAGGAGCCGTCGTGGCGGCCGACGACGACGCCGAATGGGACTTCTGA
- the cysC gene encoding adenylyl-sulfate kinase: MTTDQESSMSVTETGATIWLTGLPSAGKTTIAYELAGRLRTEGHKVEVLDGDEIREFLSAGLGFSREDRHTNVARIGFVAELLAANGVKVLVPVIAPFADSREAVRKRHATESTTYLEVHVATPVEVCSVRDVKGLYAKQAAGEISGLTGVDDPYEAPESPDLRIESHQQTVQESAAALHALLTERGLA, from the coding sequence ATGACGACTGATCAGGAGAGTTCGATGAGCGTGACGGAGACGGGGGCCACGATCTGGCTCACCGGTCTGCCGAGCGCGGGCAAGACCACCATCGCGTACGAACTGGCGGGCCGGCTGCGGACCGAGGGCCACAAGGTGGAGGTGCTCGACGGCGACGAGATCCGCGAGTTCCTCTCGGCGGGCCTCGGCTTCTCCCGCGAGGACCGGCACACCAACGTGGCCCGGATCGGCTTCGTCGCCGAACTGCTCGCGGCCAACGGCGTGAAGGTGCTGGTCCCCGTCATCGCTCCGTTCGCCGACAGTCGCGAGGCCGTCCGCAAGCGGCACGCCACCGAGTCCACCACCTACCTGGAGGTGCACGTCGCGACCCCCGTCGAGGTGTGCTCCGTACGCGATGTGAAGGGCCTTTACGCCAAGCAGGCGGCCGGCGAGATCAGCGGGCTCACCGGGGTCGACGACCCCTACGAGGCCCCCGAATCGCCCGACCTGCGGATCGAGTCGCACCAGCAGACCGTGCAGGAGTCAGCGGCGGCGCTTCACGCGCTGCTCACCGAGAGGGGCCTGGCGTGA
- a CDS encoding nitrite/sulfite reductase translates to MAATPEQPATTTPRRKAGRHRGEGQWAVGHHTPLNGNEQFKKDDDGLNVRTRIETIYSKRGFESIDPNDLRGRMRWWGLYTQRKPGIDGGKTAVLEPEELDDEYFMLRVRIDGGRLTTQQLRVVGEISQEFARGTADLTDRQNVQYHWIRIEDVPEIWRRLEEVGLSTTEACGDTPRVILGSPVAGIAENEIIDGTPAIDEIQRRFIGNPDFSNLPRKFKSAVSGSPHLDVAHEINDVAFVGVNHPEHGPGFDLWVGGGLSTNPKLGVRLGAWVPLDEVPDVYGGVIGIFRDYGYRRLRTRARLKFLVADWGAEKFRQILEDEYLKRKLVDGPAPEQPAQTWRDHLGVHRQKDGRFYVGFAARVGRVDGSTLAKIADLADAHGSGRVRTTAEQKMIVLDVAEEQVDSLVAGLEALDLKVTPSPFRRGTMACTGIEFCKLAIVETKARGASLIDELERRIPEFDHPITININGCPNACARIQVADIGLKGQLMLDENGEQVEGYQVHLGGALGLEAGFGRKVRGLKVTSAELPDYVERVLGRFQEEREDGERFAAWAARASAESLS, encoded by the coding sequence ATGGCCGCCACCCCGGAACAGCCTGCGACCACCACGCCCCGCCGCAAGGCCGGACGCCACCGTGGCGAGGGCCAGTGGGCCGTGGGCCACCACACCCCGCTCAACGGGAACGAGCAGTTCAAGAAGGACGACGACGGTCTCAACGTACGGACACGTATTGAGACGATCTACTCCAAGCGCGGCTTCGAGTCCATCGACCCGAACGACCTGCGTGGACGGATGCGCTGGTGGGGGCTGTACACCCAGCGCAAGCCCGGCATCGACGGCGGCAAGACGGCCGTGCTGGAGCCGGAGGAGCTGGACGACGAGTACTTCATGCTGCGGGTCCGGATCGACGGCGGCCGACTGACCACGCAGCAGCTGCGGGTGGTCGGCGAGATCTCGCAGGAGTTCGCGCGCGGGACCGCCGACCTCACCGACCGGCAGAACGTGCAGTACCACTGGATCCGCATCGAGGACGTGCCGGAGATCTGGCGGCGGCTCGAAGAGGTGGGCCTGTCCACCACCGAGGCCTGCGGTGACACGCCCCGGGTGATCCTCGGCTCCCCCGTCGCGGGCATCGCCGAGAACGAGATCATCGACGGTACGCCCGCGATCGACGAGATCCAGCGCCGGTTCATCGGCAACCCCGACTTCTCCAACCTGCCCCGAAAGTTCAAGTCCGCCGTCTCCGGCTCCCCGCACCTGGACGTGGCGCACGAGATCAACGACGTCGCCTTCGTCGGCGTGAACCACCCCGAGCACGGCCCCGGCTTCGACCTCTGGGTCGGCGGCGGCCTCTCCACCAACCCCAAGCTCGGGGTGCGGCTCGGCGCCTGGGTGCCGCTGGACGAGGTGCCGGACGTGTACGGCGGGGTCATCGGGATCTTCCGCGACTACGGCTACCGGCGGCTGCGCACCCGCGCCCGGCTGAAGTTCCTGGTCGCGGACTGGGGCGCGGAGAAGTTCCGCCAGATCCTGGAGGACGAGTACCTGAAGCGGAAGCTGGTCGACGGGCCCGCGCCCGAGCAGCCCGCCCAGACCTGGCGCGACCACCTCGGGGTGCACCGGCAGAAGGACGGCCGTTTCTACGTCGGCTTCGCCGCGCGGGTGGGCCGGGTCGACGGCTCCACGCTCGCCAAGATCGCCGACCTGGCGGACGCGCACGGTTCCGGCCGGGTGCGGACCACCGCCGAGCAGAAGATGATCGTGCTGGACGTGGCCGAGGAGCAGGTCGACTCCCTGGTCGCCGGTCTTGAGGCGCTGGACCTCAAGGTCACGCCGTCTCCGTTCCGGCGCGGCACGATGGCCTGCACCGGCATCGAGTTCTGCAAGCTGGCGATCGTCGAGACGAAGGCCCGCGGCGCCTCCCTCATCGACGAACTGGAGCGCCGCATACCGGAGTTCGACCACCCGATCACCATCAACATCAACGGCTGCCCGAACGCCTGCGCCCGGATCCAGGTCGCCGACATCGGTCTCAAGGGCCAGCTGATGCTGGACGAGAACGGCGAGCAGGTCGAGGGCTACCAGGTGCACCTCGGCGGGGCGCTGGGCCTGGAGGCCGGGTTCGGCCGCAAGGTCCGCGGCCTGAAGGTCACGTCGGCCGAACTGCCGGACTACGTCGAGCGGGTGCTCGGCCGGTTCCAGGAGGAGCGCGAGGACGGCGAGCGCTTCGCGGCCTGGGCGGCACGCGCCAGTGCGGAGTCGCTGTCATGA
- a CDS encoding acyl-CoA dehydrogenase family protein, whose protein sequence is MAATTHTVTNQVPPLVGHDVFATDRVLSEAVERHIEPGNLPVALEELGELGRAAGSAQAQEWGARANAHPPVLRTHDRYGHRVDEVEFHPSWHRLLGHAVSAGLTDAWGRPAGHVRRAAGFLVWTQAEAGHGCPLSMTHAAVPALRTDPALAAVWEPLLTSHTYVEGLRNPREKAGVLFGMGMTEKQGGTDVRSNTTRAEPLSGEGEYLLTGHKWFCSAPMSDGFLVLAQAPGGLSCFLLPRVLPDGTRNVFLIQRLKDKLGNRSNASAEVEFDGTWARLVGEEGRGVRTIIEMVAATRLDCVVGSAGLMRQAVAQAVHHSAYRGAFGGPLIDKPLMRNVLADLALESEAATVLAMRLAAAYDADTEEERAFLRLALPAAKFWVTKRCTAVVGEALECLGGNGYVEESGMPRLLREAPLNSIWEGSGNVQALDVLRALQREPRALDAFLREVGRARGADHRLDAAIKALLTELADLDGIEARARRLVERFALVLQGSLLVRWAPPEVADAFCASRLGGDGGAVFGTLPHSLDLASVVARARPSAT, encoded by the coding sequence ATGGCAGCCACCACCCACACCGTGACCAATCAGGTTCCGCCGCTGGTCGGCCACGACGTCTTCGCCACCGACCGGGTCCTGTCCGAGGCCGTCGAGCGGCACATCGAGCCCGGGAACCTGCCCGTGGCGCTGGAGGAACTCGGCGAGCTCGGCCGGGCCGCCGGCTCCGCCCAGGCCCAGGAGTGGGGTGCGCGGGCGAACGCGCACCCGCCCGTGCTGCGGACCCATGACCGTTATGGGCATCGCGTCGACGAGGTGGAGTTCCATCCGTCCTGGCACCGGCTGCTGGGCCATGCCGTGTCCGCCGGGCTGACGGACGCCTGGGGCCGGCCGGCCGGTCATGTCCGGCGCGCGGCGGGGTTCCTGGTCTGGACGCAGGCCGAGGCGGGGCACGGCTGCCCGCTGTCGATGACGCATGCCGCGGTGCCCGCGCTGCGCACCGATCCGGCGCTGGCCGCCGTGTGGGAGCCGCTGCTGACCTCGCACACGTACGTGGAGGGGCTGCGGAATCCGCGCGAGAAGGCCGGGGTGCTCTTCGGGATGGGCATGACGGAGAAGCAGGGCGGCACCGACGTGCGGTCCAACACGACCCGGGCCGAGCCGCTGTCCGGTGAGGGCGAGTATCTGCTCACCGGGCACAAGTGGTTCTGTTCGGCGCCGATGTCGGACGGTTTCCTGGTGCTGGCGCAGGCGCCGGGCGGGCTGAGCTGCTTCCTGTTGCCGCGTGTGCTCCCGGACGGCACGCGCAACGTGTTCCTGATCCAGCGGCTCAAGGACAAGCTGGGCAACCGGTCCAACGCGTCCGCCGAGGTCGAGTTCGACGGGACCTGGGCCCGTCTCGTCGGCGAGGAGGGGCGCGGCGTGCGCACCATCATCGAGATGGTGGCGGCCACCCGTCTCGACTGCGTGGTGGGTTCGGCCGGGCTGATGCGGCAGGCGGTGGCCCAGGCGGTCCATCACAGTGCGTACCGCGGCGCGTTCGGCGGGCCGCTGATCGACAAGCCCCTGATGCGCAACGTCCTGGCCGACCTGGCCCTGGAGTCGGAGGCGGCGACGGTGCTGGCGATGCGGCTGGCGGCGGCGTACGACGCGGACACGGAGGAGGAGCGGGCGTTCCTGCGGCTCGCGCTGCCCGCCGCGAAGTTCTGGGTCACCAAGCGCTGCACCGCCGTGGTCGGGGAGGCGCTGGAGTGCCTGGGCGGCAACGGGTACGTCGAGGAGTCGGGGATGCCCCGGCTGCTGCGCGAGGCGCCGCTCAACTCGATCTGGGAGGGCTCGGGGAACGTCCAGGCGCTGGATGTGCTGCGGGCGCTCCAGCGGGAGCCGCGGGCGCTCGACGCGTTCCTGCGGGAGGTCGGGCGGGCGCGCGGGGCGGATCACCGGCTGGACGCGGCGATCAAGGCGCTGCTGACGGAGCTGGCCGACCTGGACGGCATCGAGGCGCGGGCACGGCGGCTGGTGGAGAGGTTCGCGCTGGTGCTCCAGGGTTCGCTGCTGGTGCGCTGGGCTCCGCCGGAGGTGGCCGACGCGTTCTGCGCGTCGCGCCTCGGCGGGGACGGGGGCGCGGTGTTCGGAACGCTGCCGCACAGCCTGGATCTGGCCTCGGTGGTGGCACGGGCCCGGCCGTCCGCTACGTAG
- a CDS encoding GAF domain-containing protein, with amino-acid sequence MTETGSAGVERVTRQRAGRQATRLLHRAREARLAGEPSGVAPRAEIDASWDRVVRSGIDPDQSPESELLEADEIEHRRRSTALGELMPLLRAGLASIADAAQQIMVVTDTEGRVLWRQGNTGVLRRAHDICLEEGAAWAEAATGTNAIGTALAARVPVQVHSAEHFIRALHGWTCAAAPVRDPRDGRLIGIVDISGPASTFHPATLALVDSVARLAEGEIRTRHLAEIERLRAVAAPILCRIGGRALAVDVYGRLAAVTGMPPVDRLPLPKSLRPGPVWLPSLGMCQVEPLPGGWLVQVDDGGTVRGAPRRVVLDLSRPRALAVHVTGPLGNVKQPLSPRHAELLYALAVHREGRTASELAQDIFGDATRTVTVRAEISRLRRHLAEVLAHRPYRFGDGVEVEVIRPEHGADLLPHSLAPVVAEARRAARAT; translated from the coding sequence ATGACGGAGACAGGTTCGGCGGGGGTGGAGCGGGTGACGCGCCAGAGGGCGGGCCGCCAGGCCACCCGGTTGCTCCATCGGGCACGGGAGGCCCGGCTGGCGGGCGAGCCGTCCGGTGTCGCGCCCCGGGCGGAGATCGACGCCTCCTGGGACCGGGTGGTGCGCAGCGGCATCGACCCCGACCAGTCGCCGGAGAGCGAGCTGCTGGAGGCGGACGAGATCGAGCACCGGCGGCGCAGCACGGCGCTCGGCGAACTGATGCCGCTGCTGCGGGCGGGACTGGCCTCGATCGCGGACGCCGCGCAGCAGATCATGGTGGTGACCGACACCGAGGGCCGGGTGCTGTGGCGGCAGGGCAACACGGGGGTGCTGCGCCGGGCCCACGACATCTGTCTGGAGGAAGGCGCGGCCTGGGCCGAGGCGGCGACCGGGACGAACGCGATCGGGACCGCGCTGGCCGCCCGGGTCCCCGTCCAGGTGCACTCCGCCGAGCACTTCATCCGGGCGCTGCACGGCTGGACCTGTGCGGCGGCCCCGGTGCGGGATCCCCGCGACGGGCGGCTGATCGGGATCGTCGACATCAGCGGTCCCGCGTCCACCTTCCATCCGGCGACCCTGGCCCTGGTCGACTCGGTGGCCCGGCTCGCCGAGGGGGAGATCCGCACCCGGCACCTGGCGGAGATCGAGCGGCTGCGCGCGGTGGCCGCGCCGATCCTGTGCCGGATCGGGGGGCGGGCGCTGGCGGTGGACGTGTACGGGCGGCTGGCTGCGGTGACCGGCATGCCTCCGGTGGACCGGCTGCCGCTGCCGAAGTCGCTGCGGCCGGGTCCGGTGTGGCTGCCCTCGCTCGGCATGTGCCAGGTCGAGCCGCTGCCGGGCGGCTGGCTGGTGCAGGTGGACGACGGCGGGACGGTGCGGGGGGCGCCGCGCCGGGTGGTGCTGGACCTGAGCCGGCCCCGGGCGCTCGCCGTGCATGTGACCGGGCCGCTGGGCAACGTGAAGCAGCCGCTCTCGCCGCGCCACGCGGAGCTGCTGTACGCGTTGGCGGTGCACCGGGAGGGGCGGACGGCCTCGGAGCTGGCGCAGGACATCTTCGGGGACGCGACCCGGACGGTGACGGTCCGGGCCGAGATCTCCCGGCTGCGGCGTCATCTGGCGGAGGTCCTGGCCCACCGCCCGTACCGCTTCGGGGACGGGGTGGAGGTGGAGGTGATCCGTCCGGAGCACGGCGCGGATCTGCTGCCGCACTCGCTGGCGCCGGTGGTGGCGGAGGCCCGCAGGGCGGCGCGGGCCACCTGA
- a CDS encoding aliphatic sulfonate ABC transporter substrate-binding protein, with protein MPAPRSTVRRGLAAVAALPLLALAATACGYGSEAKDDDARTNVSAGGKKLSSDTVKIGYFPNLTHATALVGIQEGTIQKELGGTKVESTTFNAGPSEIEALNAGSIDIGFIGPSPSINGYSKSQGKGLRIISGSASGGVKLVVNPDKIKTLDDLKGKKIATPQLGNTQDVAFLNWISEKGWKVDAQSGKGDVSVVRSDNKVTPDAYKSGDLDGAWVPEPTASKLVSEGAKVLLDEKDLWPDKKFVITNIIVSQKFLDEHPDVVEAVLKGSVSTNKWINANPDQAKASANKALETLSGKPLPKEILDPAWESIEITDDPLAETLKTQAGHSVKSGLLKEPNLQGIYDLGPLNKILKAEGLPEVADAGLGVK; from the coding sequence GTGCCTGCCCCGCGTTCCACCGTTCGCCGCGGCCTCGCCGCCGTCGCCGCCCTGCCGCTGCTCGCCCTGGCGGCCACCGCCTGCGGCTACGGCTCCGAGGCCAAGGACGACGACGCCAGGACGAACGTCTCCGCCGGAGGGAAGAAGCTCTCCTCCGACACCGTGAAGATCGGGTACTTCCCGAACCTCACGCACGCCACCGCCCTGGTCGGTATCCAGGAAGGCACCATCCAGAAGGAACTGGGCGGCACCAAGGTCGAGTCGACGACCTTCAACGCGGGCCCGTCCGAGATCGAGGCGCTGAACGCCGGCTCCATCGACATCGGCTTCATCGGCCCCTCCCCCTCCATCAACGGGTACAGCAAGTCCCAGGGCAAGGGACTGCGGATCATCTCCGGTTCGGCCTCCGGCGGGGTGAAGCTGGTCGTCAACCCGGACAAGATCAAGACCCTGGACGACCTCAAGGGCAAGAAGATCGCCACCCCCCAGCTCGGCAACACCCAGGACGTGGCCTTCCTCAACTGGATCTCCGAGAAGGGCTGGAAGGTCGACGCCCAGAGCGGCAAGGGCGATGTCTCCGTGGTCCGCTCGGACAACAAGGTGACCCCGGACGCCTACAAGTCCGGTGACCTGGACGGGGCTTGGGTTCCCGAGCCGACGGCGTCCAAGCTGGTCTCCGAGGGTGCGAAGGTGCTCCTCGACGAGAAGGACCTGTGGCCGGACAAGAAGTTCGTGATCACGAACATCATCGTGTCGCAGAAGTTCCTCGACGAGCACCCGGACGTGGTCGAGGCGGTGCTGAAGGGTTCGGTCTCCACCAACAAGTGGATCAACGCCAACCCGGACCAGGCCAAGGCTTCCGCCAACAAGGCGCTGGAGACCCTGAGCGGCAAGCCGCTGCCCAAGGAGATCCTCGACCCGGCCTGGGAGTCCATCGAGATCACCGATGACCCGCTGGCCGAGACGCTCAAGACGCAGGCCGGGCACTCGGTCAAGTCCGGTCTGCTCAAGGAGCCGAACCTCCAGGGCATCTACGACCTGGGCCCGCTGAACAAGATCCTCAAGGCCGAGGGACTGCCCGAGGTCGCCGACGCCGGCCTCGGCGTCAAGTAG
- a CDS encoding phosphoadenylyl-sulfate reductase produces MTDTLLSGELTDEELRALAERAGRELEDASAVEILKWTTDTFGPRFCVTSSMEDAVVAHLASRVLPGVDVVFLDTGYHFPETIGTRDAVDAVMDVNVITITPRQTVAEQDAEYGEKLHDRDPDLCCALRKVKPLEDGLTAYAAWATGLRRDESPTRANTPVVGWDAKRRKVKVSPIARWTQEDVDAYVAEHGVLTNPLLMDGYASVGCAPCTRRVLEGEDARAGRWSGRGKTECGLHG; encoded by the coding sequence ATGACGGACACTCTGCTGAGCGGAGAGCTGACCGACGAGGAGCTCCGGGCGCTGGCCGAGCGGGCCGGACGGGAGCTGGAGGACGCCTCCGCCGTCGAGATCCTGAAGTGGACGACCGACACCTTCGGACCGCGCTTCTGCGTCACCTCCTCGATGGAGGACGCCGTGGTCGCGCACCTGGCGTCGCGGGTGCTGCCGGGCGTGGACGTGGTCTTCCTGGACACCGGCTACCACTTCCCGGAGACCATCGGCACCCGGGACGCGGTGGACGCGGTGATGGACGTCAACGTCATCACGATCACCCCCCGGCAGACGGTCGCCGAGCAGGACGCGGAGTACGGCGAGAAGCTGCACGACCGGGACCCCGACCTGTGCTGCGCGCTGCGCAAGGTGAAGCCGTTGGAGGACGGTCTGACCGCGTACGCCGCGTGGGCGACGGGCCTGCGCCGTGACGAGTCGCCGACCCGGGCGAACACCCCGGTCGTCGGCTGGGACGCCAAGCGCCGCAAGGTGAAGGTCTCCCCCATCGCCCGCTGGACCCAGGAGGACGTGGACGCCTACGTCGCCGAGCACGGGGTGCTCACCAACCCGCTGCTGATGGACGGTTACGCCTCGGTCGGCTGCGCGCCCTGCACCCGCCGGGTGCTGGAGGGCGAGGACGCACGCGCCGGCCGCTGGTCCGGACGGGGCAAGACCGAATGCGGGCTGCACGGCTGA
- a CDS encoding putative leader peptide encodes MSGTGIALVSRRHVDLGRMSSAICPVS; translated from the coding sequence ATGTCTGGAACTGGAATTGCCTTGGTGAGTCGACGCCACGTCGACCTCGGCCGCATGTCCAGCGCCATCTGTCCGGTGAGCTGA